The following coding sequences lie in one Yoonia sp. G8-12 genomic window:
- a CDS encoding glutamine synthetase family protein yields MSSANTANWQDTLTEEFMNYTKGAKIDGVECIIPDLVGTSRGKTMPATKFNPDAEMALPISLFYQTVSGDYVDMDIENQWLEKDTILRPDMTTACAVPWADDVSLQVICDMFNRDGTPLQIAPRTILNNVIAAYSEKGWKPVIAPELEFYLTTPNLDPNDPIETPVGRTGRKVPSRQVYSMVAVDEYGPVIDTIYTYAEQQGLPIDTLIQEGGAGQIEINLMHGDPLHLADQVFYFKRTIREAALKNNVFATFMAKPKRDEPGSAMHVHQSVVDIETGENIFSAADGSATDLFRWFIGGSQTYLMQIMPLLAPYVNSYRRLTVDGQSAPANLEWATDNRTTGLRVPHSGPEARRLENRVIGMDCNPYIAIAASLACGYLGMINKVEPREEATKEVWETDLPLPFSLREALEYFEDAKEIRAFLGEEFCRLYEQIKVAENEEYQREISPWERRHLLLNV; encoded by the coding sequence ATGTCATCTGCGAATACCGCCAATTGGCAAGACACTCTCACTGAGGAGTTTATGAACTATACAAAGGGCGCCAAGATCGACGGGGTTGAATGTATCATCCCCGATCTGGTCGGCACCTCGCGCGGGAAAACCATGCCTGCAACGAAATTCAACCCCGATGCGGAAATGGCACTGCCGATCTCGCTCTTTTATCAGACGGTTTCGGGCGACTACGTCGATATGGATATCGAAAACCAGTGGCTTGAAAAGGACACGATCCTTAGGCCGGATATGACAACCGCCTGCGCCGTGCCATGGGCGGATGACGTGTCGTTGCAGGTTATCTGCGATATGTTCAACCGCGATGGTACACCGCTCCAGATCGCGCCACGTACGATTTTAAACAACGTGATCGCGGCCTACTCCGAAAAAGGCTGGAAGCCAGTCATCGCGCCCGAGCTGGAATTCTACCTCACAACCCCAAACCTCGATCCTAACGATCCGATTGAGACACCCGTGGGACGGACGGGACGCAAAGTGCCCAGCCGTCAGGTTTATTCCATGGTCGCGGTCGATGAATATGGCCCCGTAATCGATACGATTTATACCTACGCCGAACAGCAGGGCCTGCCTATTGATACGCTGATCCAAGAGGGCGGCGCGGGCCAGATTGAGATCAACCTGATGCACGGCGACCCGCTACATCTGGCCGATCAGGTCTTTTATTTCAAACGCACGATCCGTGAAGCCGCGTTGAAAAACAACGTCTTTGCCACGTTTATGGCCAAACCCAAGCGGGATGAGCCGGGCAGCGCGATGCATGTGCATCAGAGCGTTGTCGACATCGAAACAGGCGAAAACATCTTTTCCGCCGCCGATGGCAGCGCCACCGATTTGTTCCGCTGGTTTATCGGTGGTTCGCAGACCTATCTGATGCAAATCATGCCTTTGCTGGCCCCTTACGTGAACTCCTATCGCCGTCTGACCGTTGACGGGCAAAGCGCGCCTGCCAATCTGGAATGGGCGACCGATAACCGCACGACGGGCTTGCGCGTACCCCATTCAGGACCCGAAGCGCGGCGCCTTGAAAACCGTGTCATTGGCATGGACTGCAACCCCTATATCGCTATCGCCGCGTCATTAGCATGCGGTTATCTTGGCATGATCAACAAGGTCGAACCCCGCGAAGAGGCCACCAAGGAGGTCTGGGAAACCGACCTTCCCCTGCCCTTCAGTCTGCGTGAGGCGCTTGAATATTTCGAGGATGCCAAAGAAATCCGCGCATTTCTTGGCGAGGAATTCTGCCGCCTTTATGAACAAATCAAAGTTGCCGAAAACGAGGAATACCAACGCGAGATTTCGCCTTGGGAACGCCGCCACCTTCTTTTGAACGTCTAA
- a CDS encoding GntR family transcriptional regulator produces MTKKPEHETIYLRVKEMILFGEVIPGQPLTIHGLAESIGTGVTPAREAIRRLTAEGALVTLENRRIAVPAMTAHRLQQIELVRLTVEPELAEAAVARCEVHDINELEKLDSLVDAAIKGGDIHGYLEANYRFHFYLYRLADAQILHRIAETLWLRVGPSLRVVCGRYGTANLVDHHRAAIHALRQGDAQKTREAMTQDIRQGMGFIQQASTD; encoded by the coding sequence ATGACTAAAAAGCCGGAACATGAAACGATTTACCTTCGGGTAAAAGAGATGATTCTGTTCGGCGAAGTCATCCCTGGACAACCCCTCACGATACACGGTCTGGCAGAATCAATCGGCACCGGCGTCACCCCTGCGCGCGAAGCAATCAGGCGCCTGACGGCTGAAGGGGCACTGGTCACACTTGAGAATAGACGCATCGCAGTACCTGCGATGACCGCACATAGATTGCAGCAGATAGAATTGGTCAGGCTGACCGTTGAACCAGAGCTGGCAGAAGCCGCGGTTGCACGTTGTGAAGTCCACGATATCAATGAATTAGAGAAACTGGATAGTCTGGTCGATGCCGCAATTAAGGGTGGCGATATCCACGGATATCTCGAGGCCAACTACCGCTTTCATTTCTACCTTTACCGACTTGCGGACGCACAAATCCTGCACCGGATTGCCGAAACGCTTTGGCTGCGGGTGGGGCCGTCACTGCGGGTCGTATGCGGACGGTATGGCACCGCAAATCTCGTGGATCACCATCGGGCTGCGATCCACGCGTTGCGTCAGGGCGATGCCCAAAAAACACGCGAAGCAATGACACAGGATATCCGGCAAGGCATGGGGTTCATTCAGCAAGCATCTACAGACTGA
- a CDS encoding ABC transporter ATP-binding protein — protein sequence MPETAFEPWNDPTAKPLIQFRNVSKRFGDFTAIDDLSIDIFEREFFALLGPSGCGKTTMMRMLAGFETPTSGMILLDGQDISPIPPNKRSVNMMFQSYALFPHLTVYENIAFGLRRSNMPKDQIDARVKQMLKLVQIEKFGARKPEQISGGQRQRVALARALAKAPKLLLLDEPLSALDKKLRQDTQFELMDIQEKTGTTFVVVTHDQEEAMTVASRVAVMDHGKLKQVDTPDRIYEAPNSTYVADFIGDVNIIEGHATVQGPTVAISWAEGQPPIIGTPSKPMSDGKVSFAIRPEKVAISADKPTDRNNVVRGKVLDIAYLGNLSTYHVALADGTVIKAQMANSRRRSSRPFTWEDEVWLSWTDTAGIVLES from the coding sequence ATGCCAGAAACCGCATTTGAGCCTTGGAATGATCCGACCGCAAAGCCGCTCATCCAGTTTCGCAACGTTTCAAAGCGGTTCGGTGATTTCACAGCGATAGATGACCTCAGCATCGACATTTTTGAGCGTGAATTCTTTGCTCTGCTTGGTCCTTCGGGCTGTGGCAAGACAACGATGATGCGGATGCTTGCGGGGTTTGAGACACCGACCTCTGGCATGATCTTGCTGGACGGACAGGATATTTCGCCCATTCCGCCGAACAAACGCAGCGTGAACATGATGTTTCAGTCCTACGCGCTGTTCCCGCATCTGACAGTTTACGAAAACATCGCCTTCGGATTGCGGCGTTCCAACATGCCCAAAGACCAGATTGATGCACGGGTAAAGCAGATGCTGAAGCTGGTGCAGATCGAAAAATTTGGCGCCCGCAAGCCCGAGCAGATTTCCGGTGGCCAGCGCCAACGCGTGGCCCTTGCGCGCGCTTTAGCCAAAGCGCCAAAGCTATTGCTGCTGGATGAGCCGCTTTCGGCATTGGACAAGAAACTGCGTCAGGACACGCAGTTTGAACTCATGGATATTCAGGAAAAAACCGGCACGACCTTTGTGGTCGTTACCCACGATCAGGAAGAGGCAATGACGGTCGCGTCCCGTGTGGCGGTCATGGACCATGGCAAGCTGAAACAAGTTGATACCCCCGACCGGATTTATGAGGCCCCCAACAGCACCTATGTCGCCGATTTCATCGGTGACGTGAATATCATCGAAGGTCATGCCACTGTGCAGGGTCCCACCGTGGCGATCAGTTGGGCCGAAGGGCAGCCGCCGATTATTGGCACCCCCTCAAAGCCTATGTCCGACGGCAAGGTCAGTTTCGCGATACGCCCCGAAAAAGTGGCGATTTCGGCAGACAAACCGACTGACCGCAACAATGTGGTGCGGGGCAAGGTGTTGGACATTGCCTATCTTGGCAACTTGTCGACCTATCATGTGGCCCTTGCGGATGGCACGGTGATCAAGGCCCAGATGGCGAATTCACGTAGACGCTCTAGCCGTCCTTTCACATGGGAAGATGAAGTCTGGCTGTCATGGACAGACACTGCCGGCATCGTGCTGGAAAGCTGA
- a CDS encoding ABC transporter permease subunit: protein MRRFSLIAVPYLWLLGLFMVPFLIVFKISLSDVALSIPPYTPTLELSDGWAGFRDFLSQLDFENFEFLATDDLYWKSYLSSVQIAFISTSICLLIGFPIAYGMANAPKEWQPTLMLLVILPFWTSFLIRVYSLIGILSQEGMLNQFLMWVGIINEPLTILNTNVAVYIGIVYTYVPFMILPIYATLIKLDGSLLEAAEDLGCSRTEAFWRITVPLSKAGIIAGCFLVFIPALGEFVIPSLLGGSDTLMIGKVLYEEFFANRDWPVAGAVAVILLLILIIPIVLYQRNEQKMMEAET, encoded by the coding sequence CTGCGTCGCTTCTCTCTTATCGCGGTCCCCTACCTTTGGCTGCTCGGTCTGTTCATGGTGCCGTTCTTGATAGTCTTCAAGATTTCGCTCTCTGATGTTGCCCTCTCTATTCCCCCTTACACTCCGACGCTGGAATTGTCTGACGGGTGGGCAGGGTTCAGGGATTTCCTGTCGCAGCTGGATTTCGAGAATTTCGAATTTCTGGCCACCGATGATCTCTACTGGAAGAGCTATCTTTCCAGTGTGCAGATTGCTTTCATCTCAACCTCGATCTGCCTGCTGATCGGATTTCCAATTGCCTACGGCATGGCCAACGCGCCCAAGGAATGGCAGCCGACCCTGATGCTTTTGGTGATCCTGCCGTTCTGGACCAGCTTTCTGATCCGCGTCTATTCGCTGATCGGTATTCTGAGCCAAGAGGGGATGCTGAACCAGTTTCTGATGTGGGTGGGCATCATCAATGAACCGCTGACGATCCTGAACACCAATGTGGCCGTCTACATTGGCATCGTCTACACCTATGTGCCGTTCATGATCCTGCCGATCTACGCCACGCTGATCAAACTGGATGGCTCACTCTTGGAAGCCGCCGAAGATCTGGGCTGTTCGCGCACCGAGGCGTTCTGGCGTATCACAGTGCCCCTGTCCAAGGCGGGCATTATCGCGGGCTGTTTCCTTGTTTTCATCCCTGCGCTGGGCGAATTCGTGATCCCCTCGCTTCTGGGTGGATCCGACACGCTGATGATCGGCAAGGTGCTCTATGAAGAATTCTTTGCCAACCGTGATTGGCCGGTGGCCGGTGCTGTGGCGGTAATCCTGCTGCTGATCCTGATCATCCCGATCGTGCTCTATCAGCGGAATGAGCAAAAAATGATGGAGGCCGAAACATGA
- a CDS encoding ABC transporter permease, translating into MRRLTWFNATSLTLGFAFLYIPMIVVIIYSFNESRLVTVWGGFSTKWYGELLQNEAFLSAAWVTFKVGFFSSIIATVLGTMGAYVLVRGGRFYGRTLFSGMIYAPLVMPEVITGLSLLLLFISIGLDRGMFTIILAHATFSMCYVSVVVSSRLVSFDRSVEEAALDLGCTPFEAFRLVTLPIIAPAVISGWLLALTLSLDDLVIASFVAGPSATTLPIKVFSSIRLGVSPEINALSTILIGIVTIGTIAASLTTKRAVMRRQREERMAEQAG; encoded by the coding sequence ATGAGGCGGCTGACATGGTTTAATGCCACATCGCTGACGCTGGGATTTGCGTTTCTGTATATCCCGATGATTGTCGTGATCATATACAGCTTCAACGAAAGCCGTCTGGTTACCGTATGGGGCGGCTTTTCGACCAAGTGGTATGGCGAGCTGTTGCAGAACGAGGCTTTTTTAAGCGCTGCATGGGTGACCTTTAAGGTGGGTTTTTTCTCATCCATCATCGCGACGGTCCTTGGCACGATGGGGGCCTATGTGCTGGTGCGGGGCGGTCGGTTCTACGGGCGCACGCTATTTTCCGGAATGATCTATGCGCCGCTTGTGATGCCCGAGGTGATTACCGGTCTTTCGTTGCTGTTACTCTTTATCTCGATCGGGCTGGACCGTGGGATGTTCACGATCATCCTCGCCCATGCAACATTCTCGATGTGCTATGTGTCCGTCGTGGTCAGCTCGCGTTTGGTCAGCTTTGACCGCTCCGTCGAAGAAGCCGCCCTTGATCTGGGCTGCACCCCGTTTGAGGCATTCCGCCTGGTGACCCTGCCCATCATCGCGCCGGCGGTGATTTCCGGCTGGTTGCTGGCGCTGACGCTTTCGCTCGACGATCTGGTGATCGCTTCCTTCGTGGCGGGGCCATCGGCCACGACGCTGCCGATCAAAGTGTTCAGTTCGATCCGCTTGGGTGTGAGCCCCGAAATCAACGCGCTCTCCACCATTCTGATCGGGATCGTCACCATTGGCACGATTGCCGCGTCCTTGACGACCAAACGCGCCGTTATGCGGCGGCAGCGCGAAGAGCGGATGGCAGAGCAGGCGGGCTGA
- a CDS encoding M10 family metallopeptidase, which translates to MADLPNNSSTTATLTVDGPEFTSTLSSGADRDWVRIDLDPGEWVAVTQRGTGATPLDAYMSVYDADGNFVTTDDESDASNTDFNATVIFGGGAGGTFYVEAGSYFNGSSGSYTLEAVSVPEPSGTPLDVLDSGSLRTDAASPITVYFVPDGQTRDGVTSEGWSESERAQFMAALGAVEAVANITFEESSNANADFQLVLDTNELVNDPNGGEGLLGYFFLPFRDFSSVGVFNGAGFGWTPEGLQAGGLGYSTIIHEVLHGLGLEHPHADTPADSAFPGVDVSFYDFGVNGLGQGVNTIMSYNSGWGGAPGATNFNYGDSATPMALDIAMLQQLYGANTTHNNGNNTYALDSSNSAGTGWMSIWDTGGIDTIAYSGSRDTIIDLRPATLDYGPGGGGFISNASGIQGGFTIANGVMIENATSGSGDDTLVGNDGNNVLTGNGGNDLLIGGAGRDTLNGGAGTDEINGDAGNDNISGGTGNDTVDAGGNNDLVDGNSGNDTISSSSGTNTIYGSSGNDQITGGTGADTIYGGSGNDVIAGGGGNDALFGGRGNDEIDGGSGTDEITGGLGQDLMRGGSGADTFIFNAISDSWNNNRDNITDFETGTDDIDLRMIDADLSLGGDQAFTFNAGGAPTNSAGEIWATVSGGDTIIFVDQDGDGNADMGITLAGTTGVTAGDFIL; encoded by the coding sequence ATGGCCGATCTTCCCAACAACAGTTCAACTACAGCAACCCTTACAGTTGATGGCCCGGAATTCACCAGCACGCTGAGTAGCGGGGCCGACCGTGATTGGGTGCGTATTGATCTGGATCCCGGCGAATGGGTTGCGGTCACTCAGCGCGGTACGGGCGCAACGCCACTTGATGCGTACATGAGCGTCTATGATGCCGATGGCAATTTTGTCACGACCGACGACGAAAGCGATGCTTCAAACACGGACTTTAATGCCACGGTAATCTTTGGCGGAGGCGCCGGCGGCACATTTTATGTCGAAGCTGGCTCATACTTTAACGGATCAAGCGGCTCATACACACTTGAGGCTGTGTCAGTACCAGAACCCTCGGGGACACCATTGGACGTTTTGGATTCCGGCTCACTCCGCACCGATGCGGCGTCACCAATTACGGTCTACTTTGTACCCGATGGGCAAACACGTGATGGCGTAACATCCGAAGGCTGGTCCGAAAGTGAACGCGCGCAATTCATGGCCGCACTTGGTGCAGTCGAAGCGGTGGCAAATATAACATTCGAAGAAAGCAGCAATGCAAATGCTGATTTTCAACTGGTGCTCGATACCAATGAGCTTGTGAATGACCCCAATGGCGGCGAGGGCCTGCTTGGATATTTTTTCCTTCCTTTCCGTGATTTTTCCAGCGTCGGCGTCTTCAACGGCGCGGGCTTTGGCTGGACCCCTGAAGGTCTGCAAGCTGGCGGACTAGGATACAGCACGATTATTCATGAAGTGTTGCACGGTCTTGGCCTTGAACACCCGCATGCCGATACCCCAGCCGACTCTGCGTTTCCGGGCGTTGACGTGTCGTTCTATGACTTTGGTGTCAACGGCTTGGGCCAAGGCGTAAATACCATCATGTCCTACAATAGCGGATGGGGTGGCGCGCCCGGCGCAACCAATTTCAACTATGGGGACTCTGCGACACCAATGGCGCTGGATATCGCCATGCTTCAGCAACTCTATGGTGCGAATACAACCCACAACAACGGCAACAATACCTATGCATTAGACAGTTCAAACAGCGCTGGCACAGGGTGGATGTCGATTTGGGATACTGGCGGCATTGATACAATCGCCTATAGCGGTTCCCGTGACACCATTATCGATCTACGACCAGCCACGCTTGATTATGGCCCTGGCGGCGGCGGCTTCATCTCGAATGCTTCGGGGATCCAAGGCGGATTTACCATCGCAAATGGCGTGATGATTGAAAATGCAACAAGCGGCAGCGGCGATGATACGCTTGTCGGAAACGATGGAAATAATGTGCTGACTGGCAACGGCGGCAACGATCTTTTGATTGGTGGCGCAGGGCGCGATACTCTGAACGGTGGCGCCGGAACCGACGAGATCAACGGCGACGCAGGCAATGACAATATATCCGGCGGCACAGGGAACGACACGGTTGACGCTGGCGGCAACAACGACCTCGTTGATGGAAATTCCGGCAACGATACGATTTCATCCAGCAGCGGGACAAACACGATCTACGGTAGCTCTGGTAACGATCAGATCACCGGCGGTACAGGCGCAGACACCATCTATGGCGGAAGCGGTAATGATGTGATCGCAGGAGGCGGCGGCAATGACGCGCTTTTCGGTGGTCGCGGTAATGATGAAATCGATGGTGGAAGCGGAACTGACGAGATTACCGGCGGTCTTGGTCAGGACCTGATGAGGGGCGGCAGCGGTGCGGATACCTTCATATTCAATGCCATCAGCGATAGCTGGAACAACAACAGAGACAACATTACAGATTTTGAGACCGGGACGGATGACATTGATCTCAGAATGATCGACGCCGATCTGTCGCTTGGCGGTGATCAGGCGTTTACCTTCAACGCAGGTGGCGCGCCAACAAATTCGGCTGGCGAAATTTGGGCAACTGTGTCCGGTGGCGACACCATCATCTTTGTTGATCAGGACGGCGACGGGAATGCGGATATGGGTATCACTCTCGCAGGAACGACCGGCGTGACCGCGGGTGATTTCATTCTTTAA
- a CDS encoding NAD(P)-dependent oxidoreductase, translating into MTKETIGVVGVGLMGQGIAKNLLAANYPVTVIAHRNRGPVENLVALGAIEVSDLKDMAAECSIIHICAPGSPQVETIVGALLPALKPGSVIVDCSTSDPTSTVALAKSLEDVGCHMADAPLGGTPVQAENGELATMIGADAEVFARLRPVIASWASATVHIGPCGAGHKMKLLNNFVSLGYAALYAEALALSRKVGISVDQFDSVIRGSRMDCGFYQTFMGYAVEGNREAHKFTLTNALKDLRYLEAMADHVALANPIGNAVKNSFALASAAGGDGPEDYVPHLVDFVARQNGLD; encoded by the coding sequence ATGACGAAAGAAACGATTGGTGTGGTCGGTGTTGGCCTGATGGGGCAAGGAATTGCCAAGAACCTACTCGCGGCGAATTACCCGGTCACGGTGATTGCCCACCGCAACCGGGGCCCCGTCGAGAACCTCGTAGCACTTGGTGCAATCGAAGTGAGCGACCTGAAAGATATGGCGGCCGAATGTTCGATTATCCACATTTGCGCACCGGGATCGCCGCAGGTCGAAACGATTGTTGGCGCGCTCTTGCCAGCGCTCAAGCCCGGCAGCGTTATCGTCGATTGTTCCACCTCTGACCCGACCTCAACCGTCGCCTTGGCAAAGTCACTTGAAGATGTGGGGTGCCACATGGCCGATGCTCCGCTAGGCGGCACGCCGGTGCAGGCCGAGAACGGTGAATTGGCCACGATGATCGGCGCTGATGCAGAGGTCTTTGCGCGGCTGAGGCCAGTCATCGCAAGCTGGGCCAGCGCGACCGTCCACATCGGGCCGTGCGGGGCAGGGCATAAAATGAAGCTGCTCAACAACTTCGTCTCGCTTGGCTACGCCGCTCTTTACGCTGAGGCGTTGGCGCTGTCGCGCAAGGTGGGAATTTCGGTCGATCAATTCGACAGTGTCATCCGCGGGAGCCGGATGGATTGTGGTTTCTACCAAACCTTCATGGGCTATGCCGTAGAGGGCAACCGCGAGGCCCATAAGTTCACGCTGACGAACGCGCTGAAGGATTTACGCTACCTAGAGGCGATGGCAGATCATGTCGCGCTGGCAAACCCTATTGGTAATGCGGTCAAAAACAGTTTCGCTCTGGCCAGCGCCGCTGGCGGCGACGGGCCAGAGGATTATGTGCCGCACCTTGTCGATTTTGTCGCGCGGCAGAACGGGCTGGATTAG
- a CDS encoding formate/nitrite transporter family protein: protein MTKHKENQTVEDATSLAPRLIYEVIRREGEEELDRPAKSLIWSGIAAGLMISFSVLGEAILRTYLPDMPSRHLIENLGYSLGFLLVILGRLQLFTENTITTVFPFVAKPNPQMLGSVLRLWGIVLAANVVGALVAACLFAFTPAIPSDLLPAIAELSEHALGYDPATAFMRAIPAGILVAALVWMIPQSPGSVFWLIVAITWLIAAGDFAHIVAGSVEMWFLLVTGSTTAGDAVFAFFLPVLAGNVVGGTLVFTMLAWGQVQEEIDENPKE from the coding sequence ATGACGAAACATAAAGAAAACCAAACGGTTGAAGATGCCACAAGCCTCGCACCGCGCCTGATTTACGAGGTGATCCGCCGCGAAGGCGAAGAAGAGCTGGACAGGCCTGCCAAGTCATTGATCTGGTCGGGCATTGCAGCGGGCCTGATGATCAGCTTTTCCGTTCTCGGCGAAGCGATCCTACGTACCTATCTACCAGATATGCCAAGCCGCCATTTGATCGAGAACCTTGGCTATAGCCTTGGATTCTTGCTGGTTATTCTGGGCCGCTTGCAACTGTTCACAGAGAACACAATAACAACGGTGTTCCCCTTTGTCGCAAAGCCCAACCCCCAAATGCTGGGCAGTGTTCTACGCCTTTGGGGCATCGTATTGGCGGCCAACGTCGTGGGCGCTCTGGTGGCAGCCTGTCTATTTGCATTCACGCCCGCTATTCCGTCAGATCTGCTGCCGGCCATCGCGGAACTCTCTGAACACGCACTTGGGTATGATCCCGCAACGGCGTTTATGCGGGCTATTCCGGCGGGCATCCTTGTGGCCGCTCTGGTGTGGATGATCCCGCAATCGCCGGGGTCTGTGTTTTGGCTTATCGTCGCCATCACGTGGCTGATCGCGGCAGGGGATTTTGCACATATCGTGGCCGGATCCGTCGAGATGTGGTTTCTTCTTGTCACTGGTTCCACGACAGCAGGTGACGCCGTTTTTGCCTTCTTCCTGCCTGTTCTCGCGGGCAACGTCGTTGGCGGGACGCTCGTTTTCACGATGCTGGCATGGGGTCAGGTTCAGGAAGAAATTGACGAGAACCCCAAAGAATAA
- a CDS encoding DUF2783 domain-containing protein: protein MKRLNTDPNIAEPDDFYADLIAAHNEKTDDESAAFNARLILILANHIGDREVFQEALSAAR, encoded by the coding sequence ATGAAGCGACTGAATACAGACCCTAATATTGCTGAACCTGATGATTTCTACGCAGATCTCATTGCAGCACATAACGAAAAAACAGACGATGAAAGTGCCGCCTTCAATGCGCGGTTGATCCTCATTCTCGCCAATCATATCGGTGATCGAGAGGTCTTTCAGGAAGCGCTTTCTGCTGCACGATGA
- a CDS encoding FAD-dependent oxidoreductase: protein MLHDRYSLAFKLYPYQRHADQDAVETPHHPVVVIGGGPIGLATALDLGRQGVPVVVLDDHEGIGQGSRAICFAKRTLDIAARYGCSGPMLEKGIVWNVGKVFQNDREVFEFNLLPEDGHANPAFINLPQPYFEKFIFEQIVAEQKKGAPIEIRGKNRVDAVQIFDDHVVLDITTPDGPYQIKADWVVGCDGANSPLRTMMGLDFKGRVFQDSFLIADIKMISTSFPTERWFWFEPWFKSGASTLLHKQPDDIWRVDFQIGWDVDRDAELKEHNIRKRLDAMLGVDVDYEIVWSSIYTFQCRRMQKFRHNLVLFAGDSAHQVSPFGARGANSGIQDVDNLGWKLGMVINGLAPDGLLDSYNDERVHGADGNILNSTRATDFISPKSKTSHLFRNAVLDLAEKYAFARPLVNSGRLSVPCIYNTSPLNGPDALVGGPQRTRIGSACTDAPLAMGHLLDRLGDRFVLLAINTAVPDQITVDGISVDGITVLSSDDATGALAERYLGDAPNAVYLIRPDQHVAARWPGYDADALRAALLKACGKDMS from the coding sequence ATGCTACACGATCGCTATTCTCTCGCCTTCAAGCTTTACCCTTATCAGCGCCACGCCGATCAGGATGCCGTCGAAACGCCCCACCATCCGGTGGTCGTGATCGGGGGTGGCCCGATTGGCCTTGCAACGGCTCTTGATCTTGGCCGTCAGGGCGTGCCGGTCGTGGTGCTCGACGATCATGAAGGCATCGGTCAAGGCAGCAGGGCGATCTGCTTTGCCAAACGCACACTTGATATCGCGGCGCGTTATGGCTGTAGCGGGCCGATGCTTGAAAAAGGCATTGTCTGGAATGTTGGCAAGGTATTTCAGAATGACCGCGAGGTCTTTGAATTCAACCTTCTACCAGAGGACGGACACGCCAATCCAGCGTTCATCAACCTACCACAACCTTACTTTGAAAAGTTCATTTTCGAGCAAATCGTGGCAGAACAGAAAAAGGGCGCACCGATTGAAATTCGGGGCAAAAACCGCGTCGATGCGGTTCAGATTTTTGACGACCATGTGGTTTTAGACATCACCACCCCCGATGGGCCCTATCAGATCAAGGCTGATTGGGTCGTCGGTTGCGATGGTGCCAACTCACCTTTGCGGACCATGATGGGGCTGGATTTCAAAGGGCGGGTCTTTCAAGACAGCTTTCTGATTGCCGATATCAAGATGATATCTACCAGCTTCCCGACCGAGCGGTGGTTCTGGTTCGAGCCATGGTTCAAATCCGGTGCCTCGACATTACTGCACAAACAGCCCGACGATATCTGGCGGGTCGATTTCCAGATCGGTTGGGATGTGGATCGGGACGCGGAATTGAAAGAACACAACATCCGCAAGCGTCTGGACGCGATGTTGGGCGTTGACGTTGACTATGAGATTGTCTGGTCCTCGATCTATACATTCCAATGCCGCAGGATGCAGAAATTCCGCCACAATCTTGTGCTTTTTGCGGGCGATAGCGCGCATCAAGTATCGCCTTTCGGCGCGCGCGGCGCAAATTCTGGCATACAGGATGTGGATAATTTGGGGTGGAAGTTGGGCATGGTGATCAACGGGCTGGCTCCTGATGGTCTATTGGATAGCTACAACGACGAACGCGTTCATGGCGCAGACGGAAATATCCTGAATTCGACCCGTGCAACGGACTTTATCTCGCCCAAATCGAAAACGAGCCATTTGTTTCGCAATGCGGTGCTCGACTTGGCGGAAAAATACGCATTCGCGCGTCCGCTGGTGAATTCCGGCCGTCTTTCGGTGCCCTGCATCTACAACACGTCACCGTTGAACGGGCCCGATGCGCTGGTAGGCGGCCCCCAGCGAACCCGCATTGGCAGTGCGTGCACGGACGCGCCTCTTGCCATGGGGCATCTGCTGGACCGGCTCGGTGATCGGTTTGTCCTGCTAGCGATTAACACTGCTGTGCCGGATCAAATCACGGTGGATGGTATTTCTGTTGATGGGATCACTGTGTTGTCGTCCGATGATGCAACCGGCGCTCTTGCAGAACGATATCTGGGCGATGCCCCAAACGCCGTTTACCTCATTCGGCCAGACCAACACGTCGCAGCGCGATGGCCCGGCTATGATGCAGATGCACTACGCGCCGCTCTTCTGAAAGCCTGCGGAAAGGACATGTCATGA